A region from the Tigriopus californicus strain San Diego chromosome 9, Tcal_SD_v2.1, whole genome shotgun sequence genome encodes:
- the LOC131886681 gene encoding uncharacterized protein LOC131886681, with the protein MGVIASRVQSSGVNQHHQRLSDNSMSNPMVVKGSMSGKGRTFQDVPTVIYPDLEDDHSSEMSVETTSLFTQTSGSSVNNNTASPAFSNNLGLDNGTCSVSHSKEGQVFPLARSESGHLKVVSKSSSSKPGHRRSTTSSTSPQRRHRRHRRRSAKVTGSISGSPSSSASSTSDEADLTANGRSQGVEKSPGSLNSGLSEEMKTAGPQRLSRPRRSAKRSKSQRNRLQANANTVNEAWLSHPSMFHGSNNMPRVASTGCIMDLANLQIQDGFHPAIPSPALTPTGRASKLKPLPITGKGGKIFDHPAIVLPQDIEGRELREFGSGCRKRRRPKLQRQLSLIDLEYEIEEFSIHGSLRNSTDNRSSRSPLHHRSDQNLRAAAKTTKTVAIPSSQGSVDIDDQTRFNFTSNAIEKFSEIGQIQASQTLQHGRIVSKKHTSSSSSIVLPGFCRKYRTSFSNTVKEFCQQSKP; encoded by the exons ATGGGTGTGATCGCCTCCAGAGTTCAGTCTTCAGGCGTCAACCAACATCATCAGAGGCTATCCGACAACTCAATGTCCAACCCAATGGTCGTGAAAGGTAGCATGAGCGGGAAAGGTCGAACCTTTCAAGACGTGCCCACAGTGATCTATCCCGATTTGGAGGATGATCATAGCAGTGAAATGAGTGTGGAGACCACGTCTCTCTTTACGCAAACTTCAGGCTCATCCGTGAATAACAATACAGCAAGTCCTGCCTTCTCGAACAACCTTGGCCTTGATAACGGAACATG CAGTGTTTCTCACTCAAAGGAAGGGCAGGTATTCCCCTTAGCCCGGTCAGAGTCTGGACACCTAAAAGTGGTGTCTAAAAGCTCGAGCTCGAAACCTGGACATCGAAGATCAACCACATCGTCCACTTCTCCCCAACGACGACACCGGCGACACCGGCGAAGGTCAGCCAAGGTCACTGGTTCGATTTCTGGGTCGCCTTCGTCCTCCGCATCGTCCACATCTGACGAAGCAGATCTTACTGCCAATGGACGTTCTCAAGGGGTCGAGAAGTCTCCTGGGAGTCTTAATAGCGGCTTGAGCGAGGAAATGAAGACAGCAGGGCCTCAAAGGCTCTCACGGCCTCGGAGGAGTGCGAAACGCTCGAAAAGTCAACGCAACAGGCTCCAAGCCAATGCCAACACCGTTAATGAAG CCTGGCTTTCACATCCCAGTATGTTCCATGGGTCCAACAACATGCCTCGCGTAGCGAGTACTGGATGCATCATGGACTTGGCCAATCTTCAAATACAAGATGGCTTCCATCCAGCCATTCCGTCACCGGCTTTAACACCCACTGGTCGAGCCTCGAAGCTAAAGCCGTTGCCAATCACGGGCAAAGGTGGCAAAATCTTCGACCATCCCGCCATTGTCCTTCCACAAGATATCGAAGGTCGCGAGCTCCGTGAATTCGGATCCGGTTGTCGAAAACGCCGAAGACCCAAACTACAACGACAGCTCAGTCTGATTGACTTGGAATACGAGATTGAAGAGTTTAGCATTCATGGTTCACTCCGGAATTCGACGGACAATCGGAGTAGTCGATCGCCGTTACATCATCGTAGTGATCAGAACCTTCGGGCTGCTGCTAAAACGACAAAGACGGTGGCGATCCCGAGCTCGCAAGGCAGCGTAGACATCGATGATCAAACGCGATTCAATTTTACGAGCAATGCCATTGAGAAATTCTCAGAAATTGGCCAGATTCAAGCCTCTCAGACTCTTCAACATGGTCggattgtttcaaaaaagcataCATCTTCCTCATCTTCGATTGTGTTGCCAGGCTTTTGTCGGAAGTACAGAACGAGTTTTAGTAACACGGTTAAAGAATTCTGTCAACAAAGTAAACCGTAA
- the LOC131886682 gene encoding uncharacterized protein LOC131886682, protein MLQDRSGAGKSSKYMKVLKARTRMETATHAPIKKFLPFDRALTNCETRFTCSFIHSSQIEPWLCLKYDRSTLDQIMKYRLVVLVLTLFICDIFNFGKVVAVKCFFCSVRPPSKRSGQPERLCSHFDEGPNFEIDCPLSTLCQTRTFTLQTHSGSISITTRGCAQQDYAYQSYSKAEGWTTVQKINETVYSEGCSYVTPELRLRRHKTKYCFCPGDLCNKGHHHYDTNITTNNTSSSLSVEHRWKAISLPLEALGTDGANGTVRPEMNSGMSSILTIVTMALVTPQTSLLSLLSF, encoded by the exons ATGCTTCAAGACAGGAGCGGGGCCGGAAAGTCTAGCAAGTACATGAAGGTACTAAAGGCGAGAACAAGAATGGAAACCGCTACACACGCACCCATCAAAAAGTTTCTTCCGTTTGATAGGGCACTCACAAACTGTGAGACTAGGTTCACTTGTTCGTTCATTCACTCGTCTCAGATTGAGCCCTGGCTGTGCTTAAAATATGACCGAAGCACCTTGGATCAGATCATGAAATACCGACTAGTGGTTCTAGTGCTCACCTTATTTATTTGTgatattttcaactttggaAAAG ttgtGGCTGTGAAATGTTTCTTCTGTTCCGTGCGTCCCCCCTCCAAGAGAAGTGGCCAACCTGAACGCTTGTGCTCCCATTTTGACGAAGGTCCAAACTTTGAGATCGATTGCCCTCTCTCCACATTGTGCCAAACGCGAACATTTACGCTTCAAACCCACTCAG GATCCATTTCTATCACCACTCGCGGTTGCGCTCAACAGGATTATGCCTACCAATCCTACTCTAAGGCCGAAGGCTGGACGACCGTTCAAAAAATCAACGAGACCGTCTACTCCGAAGGCTGTTCCTATGTCACGCCTGAGTTGAGGCTCCGCAGACACAAAACCAAGTATTGCTTTTGCCCAGGAGATTTGTGCAACAAAGGCCACCACCACTACGACACTAacatcaccaccaacaacacTAGTAGCAGTCTGAGCGTGGAACATCGCTGGAAGGCCATCTCTCTTCCGCTCGAAGCCCTTGGAACAGATGGAGCCAATGGAACTGTCAGACCAGAAATGAATTCTGGCATGTCATCTATTTTGACGATTGTTACAATGGCGCTTGTTACACCACAAACCAGCCTGCTTTCTTTGTTGTCATTTTAG
- the LOC131886388 gene encoding uncharacterized protein LOC131886388 → MWVGHGTRPPEPPPVETSSPIRAPWQLKRRWSCSLTFALGETDPVTLVSVGPSWAGGIRKHALRSPPPWPNVMAMPWWDTTVNEWTFYVCLPVLLMVVCHVYQSWHDQMLPQPPLVPVQPRLSVPIDQGGLSPPAPPDNLEKSIPGDSDSQNADDEFEESGRAQDGPITGEGYDDEEGEDEEEEADDDEEDDDDDDEDEMAGDFVCLSARGHGSGGDSCSSKSLSRRQRKNRKSHQSTHKHGGDHPMSPGQGKASKITAPGAMFRVLALSKDMIYATLNNSDYLLTQNERIILGYPQETKNPGQAKIFKDPQSNPTTDAFARESPSEVPDIVPQPHLDLTPTPDQQSLKRALDANAREFVPGRIGSAPDLVSMTNSWNPDSDQPPPLQPIPSSPRLRATAREFVPSRSVFNRTPSHRNVVSDLVLITSSDADDEGIVPSHGDPLVKKCIRCKKRFRLSSPSAEICVYHYGKIRARKRKRPPIYTCCGVSVHDRAQPGCFRALCHVWSGIDMPKARGFVGPFKGYVSTSKPECFAQNPGVFALDCEMGFTTVGFELIRVTVVEVDGSEIYDSLVWTEHPILDYNTKFSGITHRDMERGSPKSLKQVQTDLLELFNSETILVGHALENDLRALKLFHTKICDTSSVFPHEFGLPYRTSLRLLAKQKLHIRIQEDESGHDSYEDARISMDLILWKLLDDHKEKMK, encoded by the exons ATGTGGGTGGGCCATGGTACTAGGCCACCCGAACCGCCACCAGTGGAAACTTCAAGCCCCATCCGGGCTCCTTGGCAACTGAAACGTCGGTGGTCGTGTTCACTCACCTTCGCTCTCGGGGAAACTGACCCGGTGACCTTGGTGAGTGTGGGGCCGTCATGGGCTGGTGGGATTCGAAAACACGCCCTTAGAAGTCCGCCCCCTTGGCCCAACGTCATGGCCATGCCCTGGTGGGACACAACTGTCAACGAGTGGACCTTCTACGTGTGCCTGCCCGTGTTGCTCATGGTGGTGTGTCACGTTTACCAAAGTTGGCACGATCAGATGTTGCCTCAGCCTCCTTTGGTCCCGGTCCAGCCACGCCTCTCTGTTCCCATCGATCAGGGCGGGCTCTCGCCTCCCGCCCCGCCCGACAATCTGGAAAAGTCAATCCCTG GCGACTCCGATTCTCAAAATGCCGATGACGAATTCGAAGAGAGTGGGCGTGCTCAGGATGGGCCCATTACCGGAGAAGGATATGACGACGAAGAAGGTgaggatgaggaagaagaggccgacgatgatgaagaagacgacgacgacgacgacgaagatgaGATGGCCGGGGATTTTGTCTGTCTCTCGGCACGCGGGCACGGTTCGGGTGGAGATTCTTGCTCCTCAAAATCCCTGAGTCGCCGACAGAGGAAGAATCGCAAAAGCCACCAATCCACCCACAAACATGGCGGCGACCATCCAATGTCACCTGGCCAGGGAAAAGCCTCCAAGATCACGGCCCCGGGTGCCATGTTCCGGGTCTTGGCTCTCTCCAAGGACATGATTTACGCCACATTGAACAATTCCGACTATCTTCTCACGCAGAATGAGCGGATCATTCTTGGATACCCGCAAGAGACTAAGAACCCTGGCCAAGCCAAGATTTTCAAGGACCCCCAATCCAACCCGACAACGGACGCCTTTGCCCGAGAGAGTCCGAGTGAAGTCCCGGATATCGTTCCTCAACCTCATTTAGACCTCACCCCCACCCCTGACCAGCAAAGCTTGAAACGAGCCCTGGACGCTAACGCTCGAGAGTTCGTGCCCGGACGGATCGGGAGTGCGCCCGATCTGGTGTCCATGACCAATTCGTGGAACCCGGACTCGGACCAACCACCCCCGCTACAACCAATTCCATCCTCACCCAGACTTCGAGCCACCGCCCGTGAGTTTGTGCCTTCTCGCTCGGTGTTCAATCGGACGCCATCCCATCGGAACGTCGTTAGTGACCTGGTTTTGATCACTAGCTCCGACGCAGATGACGAGGGCATCGTTCCTTCCCATGGCGATCCGCTCGTGAAGAAGTGCATCCGGTGCAAGAAACGCTTCCGCTTGAGCTCGCCCAGCGCCGAAATCTGCGTCTACCATTACGGCAAGATTAGAGCACGGAAGAGAAAGCGACCGCCTATTTACACGTGTTGTGGCGTGTCGGTCCATGATCGCGCTCAGCCCGGTTGCTTTCGAGCTCTTTGTCACGTGTGGTCGGGGATCGATATGCCCAAAGCTCGCGGGTTTGTTGGGCCCTTCAAAGGGTACGTGTCGACGTCGAAACCAGAGTGTTTTGCCCAAAATCCCGGTGTTTTTGCTCTGGATTGTGAAATGGGGTTCACCACAGTGGGGTTCGAACTCATACGGGTCACAGTTGTGGAGGTAGACGGGTCCGAGATTTACGATAGCCTCGTTTGGACCGAGCACCCGATTTTGGACTACAACACCAAGTTCTCTGGGATCACGCACCGTGATATGGAGCGGGGGTCTCCCAAGTCGCTCAAGCAAGTCCAAACCGACCTCCTCGAACTGTTTAATAGCGAGACCATCTTGGTAGGCCATGCGCTCGAGAATGACCTCCGCGCCCTGAAGTTATTCCACACCAAGATATGTGATACCTCATCCGTGTTTCCACACGAATTCGGTCTTCCTTATCGGACGTCTCTCCGTCTTTTGGCCAAGCAGAAACTCCACATTCGAATCCAGGAAGACGAATCTGGACATGACAGCTACGAAGACGCTCGGATATCCATGGACCTGATTCTATGGAAACTCTTGGACGATCataaggaaaaaatgaagtga
- the LOC131886403 gene encoding tRNA (adenine(58)-N(1))-methyltransferase catalytic subunit TRMT61A-like, whose product MSLAEYGERIRENDRVILYISFRQIYPLFVTPEKCTKSGQKVEHVFQTTYGALRVSDLIGQRFGTKVKLTRGYAYVLHPTPELWSKALPHRTQILYATDIATILLQLEIRPGSVVIESGTGSGSLSHSFIRSLWPSGHLHTFDYHESRVKAAQQEFQEHQVGPAVSVRHRDVCAEGFDLVDVADAVFLDLPHPWEAVPHAVQALKPTGGRLCSFSPCMEQVQKTCQVLRKCGFQEVTTLECLLREFQVRKISMLEFDPTRVSKTEADSSANTKATTEGTTEVTTEVTTGVKRPLESDSEDLESKPVTTTNGSAKATIPERSFVTGVPLLNMPGHTGYLTFATWPAQIKLEDGPFVTDNDAV is encoded by the coding sequence ATGAGCTTAGCCGAATACGGAGAACGGATCCGGGAAAATGACCGGGTCATCCTCTACATCAGCTTCCGGCAGATTTACCCGCTCTTCGTGACGCCAGAGAAATGTACCAAGAGTGGTCAGAAGGTGGAACACGTGTTTCAGACCACTTACGGCGCTCTCCGCGTGTCTGATCTCATCGGACAACGATTCGGGACCAAGGTCAAACTCACTCGCGGTTACGCCTACGTCCTCCATCCCACCCCTGAGTTATGGTCCAAGGCCCTGCCCCATCGCACCCAGATCTTGTACGCCACGGATATCGCCACCATCTTGCTCCAATTGGAGATTCGACCCGGATCCGTGGTCATTGAGTCGGGCACGGGATCCGGCTCTTTGTCGCATTCCTTCATCCGCTCCCTGTGGCCCTCGGGACATCTGCACACCTTTGATTATCACGAAAGCCGCGTCAAAGCCGCTCAACAAGAGTTTCAAGAGCATCAGGTCGGCCCGGCCGTCTCGGTGCGGCATCGTGATGTGTGCGCCGAAGGCTTTGATTTAGTCGACGTGGCGGATGCCGTCTTTCTCGACTTGCCGCACCCCTGGGAAGCCGTGCCTCACGCAGTCCAGGCCCTCAAACCCACGGGTGGGCGGTTGTGCTCCTTCTCACCGTGCATGGAGCAGGTCCAGAAGACGTGTCAAGTGCTGCGAAAGTGCGGTTTCCAAGAAGTCACCACGCTCGAATGTCTGTTGCGCGAGTTCCAGGTTCGGAAAATCAGTATGTTAGAGTTCGACCCGACCCGTGTGTCCAAAACCGAGGCAGATTCGAGCGCCAACACCAAGGCTACTACTGAGGGCACTACCGAGGTCACTACCGAAGTCACTACCGGTGTCAAGCGCCCACTCGAGTCGGATTCCGAGGACCTAGAATCTAAACCTGTGACTACCACCAATGGTTCGGCCAAGGCAACCATCCCAGAGCGATCGTTCGTGACCGGTGTGCCTTTGTTAAACATGCCCGGACATACAGGATACTTGACGTTTGCCACGTGGCCAGCCCAAATCAAATTGGAGGATGGGCCTTTTGTTACTGACAATGATGCCGTTTAA
- the LOC131886387 gene encoding ribosome biogenesis protein BOP1 homolog, with protein sequence MVHSGKKRKTPSQATQLSSALLLDDETPIGPDLNLEGPQVNGSKSPSEAETQSDSDESSVYSELEDEEDEEDEEDSDEEEEENEDDGDDHEASESDSAAQEIAEEGRARSKKAPSTAQEPEAVEALEAQPVQDEYEYDSSDEEDIRNTIGNIPVNWYDDYDHIGYNLDGVAIRKPKRGDELDHFLRQMEDGNAGITVRDPLTGQDVVLSQSQVEKIKRLAASKVPEPGYDMYADAIPWFSSQVMETPLRDLPEGKKSFLPSLTEKRRVGRMVHALKMGWMKTKAEREQEKREDPTKRYYMLWQSDDQPEDVKRITDLIPAPKMKLPGHAESYNPPPEYLFTEREKKTWQDLDEEPFKRKLPFIPAKYESLRQVPAYRNFINERFERCLDLYLAPRARKNRLTIQPEDLVPQLPKPQDLQPFPTVCALTYKGHKNMIRTLSIEATGQFLASGSDDGTVKIWEVQTGYCLQTFTMPGVIKSVMWCPNKALSLLAVACENMVVLISAGVGDKVVVDQTEELLKEAPDNTGYIPPERVKNAVAWSLPEKSDKLPKSALIVLKFFKNVKQVIWHGKGDYFATLVQDGLNRSVIISQLSKWRSQIPFSKAKGLVQCVLFHPIRPYLFVATQRHIRIYNLAKQELSKKLQTGAKWISSMAIHPKGDNLLVGTYDKKVQWFDLDLSSKPYQVLRYHATAVRQVAYHKRYPLFASGADDTSIIVSHGMVYNDLLQNPTIVPVKLLRGHSKYDDFGVMEVLWHPTQPWLLSGGADGFIKLWT encoded by the exons ATGGTCCACTCCGGGAAGAAGCGGAAAACGCCCTCGCAGGCCACTCAGCTGAGCTCAGCCCTGCTACTAGATGATGAAACGCCCATTGGCCCAGACTTGAACTTGGAAGGCCCCCAAGTGAATGGTTCAAAGTCACCATCCGAAGCTGAGACCCAATCGGATTCCGACGAATCCAGCGTGTACTCGGAActagaagacgaagaagacgaagaagacgaagaagatagcgacgaggaggaggaagagaacgAGGACGATGGTGACGATCATGAGGCTAGTG AATCCGACTCGGCAGCTCAAGAGATCGCCGAGGAAGGCCGAGCCAGGTCCAAAAAGGCCCCCTCCACTGCCCAGGAGCCCGAGGCCGTCGAGGCCCTCGAGGCCCAGCCCGTTCAGGACGAATATGAATACGACAGCTCGGACGAAGAAGACATTCGCAACACGATCGGCAACATCCCCGTCAATTGGTACGACGATTACGACCACATCGGCTACAATTTGGACGGTGTGGCCATTCGCAAGCCCAAACGCGGTGATGAATTGGACCACTTTCTGCGTCAAATGGAGGATGGCAATGCCGGAATCACCGTCCGAGATCCACTCACCGGCCAAGATGTGGTCCTGTCTCAAAGCCAGGTGGAGAAGATCAAGCGATTGGCTGCATCCAAAGTGCCGGAACCGGGTTACGACATGTACGCGGATGCCATTCCCTGGTTCAGTAGCCAAGTAATGGAAACACCCCTCCGGGACCTGCCAGAGGGCAAGAAATCCTTCTTGCCTTCCCTGACCGAGAAACGCCGAGTGGGACGCATGGTCCACGCCCTCAAAATGGGCTGGATGAAGACCAAAGCCGAGCGTGAGCAGGAAAAACGTGAGGATCCCACCAAACGCTACTATATGCTGTGGCAATCCGATGATCAACCCGAGGACGTGAAACGCATCACCGACCTCATTCCCGCGCCCAAGATGAAACTCCCCGGACACGCCGAGTCCTACAATCCTCCACCCGAATATTTGTTCACCGAACGCGAGAAGAAGACCTGGCAAGACTTGGACGAAGAGCCTTTCAAGCGAAAATTGCCGTTCATCCCGGCCAAATACGAAAGTTTGCGACAAGTCCCGGCCTACCGGAATTTCATCAACGAGCGTTTTGAGCGTTGTCTCGACCTCTATCTGGCCCCTCGGGCTCGTAAAAACCGTCTCACCATTCAACCCGAGGACCTGGTGCCTCAATTACCCAAGCCCCAAGACCTCCAACCTTTCCCCACCGTCTGCGCACTCACGTACAAGGGTCATAAGAACATGATTCGGACTCTGAGTATCGAAGCCACGGGCCAGTTTTTGGCCTCTGGCTCAGACGATGGCACCGTCAAGATATGGGAGGTCCAAACTGGATATTGCCTCCAGACCTTCACCATGCCGGGCGTGATCAAATCGGTCATGTGGTGTCCGAACAAGGCTTTGTCGCTTTTGGCCGTGGCTTGCGAAAATATGGTGGTGCTAATTAGTGCGGGTGTGGGCGATAAAGTGGTGGTGGATCAGACCGAAGAGTTATTGAAGGAAGCCCCCGATAACACGGGCTATATTCCACCTGAGCGCGTAAAAAACGCGGTCGCGTGGTCTTTGCCCGAGAAGAGCGACAAGCTCCCCAAGAGCGCATTGATCGTGCTGAAGTTCTTCAAGAACGTCAAGCAGGTCATTTGGCACGGCAAGGGCGATTATTTCGCCACTTTGGTCCAAGATGGCTTGAACCGATCCGTGATTATCTCTCAGCTCTCCAAATGGCGTTCACAAATCCCGTTCTCCAAGGCCAAAGGTTTGGTCCAATGCGTGTTGTTTCATCCGATTCGACCCTATTTGTTCGTGGCCACCCAAAGACACATCCGGATCTACAATCTGGCCAAGCAGGAGTTGTCCAAGAAGCTCCAAACCGGCGCCAAATGGATCTCGAGCATGGCCATTCACCCCAAGGGAGATAACCTGTTGGTGGGGACCTATGACAAGAAGGTTCAATGGTTCGATTTGGACTTGTCCTCCAAACCATATCAAGTTCTACGCTATCACGCTACGGCGGTTCGACAAGTCGCTTATCACAAACGGTATCCGTTATTCGCTTCAGGAGCAGATGACACGAGTATCATTGTCAGTCATGGCATGGTGTACAACGACTTGTTGCAAAACCCCACGATCGTGCCCGTCAAGCTCTTGAGAGGTCATTCCAAGTACGATGATTTTGGCGTAATGGAAGTGCTTTGGCATCCAACCCAGCCTTGGTTGCTCTCGGGAGGGGCAGATGGATTCATCAAGCTTTGGACTTGA
- the LOC131886404 gene encoding tetraspanin-9-like: MDGLQRLCIVLCLTSFGGFLLTLVPLYYCAILMGWHFLDHLEFITRLFPIVPYFVFTTCLVSLVVSIYGCAVATSYNKIHLAIYSGLSLGMFGFHCAWIYLAVELRIFIESQSFSSVDIFGFVSRYVWDESARNAWDILQANHHCCGGFGEVNGYKVWKDVPMMNNSVPDSCCQTPMPGCGKNLFALFIKQAIYKITVRGCMGVLEQDMLSNVSPILQTCSLAGGMIALLHMICVAISASAAVEVDRTADYYPEEPYPLASPHLGHDYGDSKRERLGRPLTQTSSTITL; the protein is encoded by the exons ATGGACGGCCTTCAAAGATTGTGCATTGTCCTTTGCTTGACCTCCTTTGGTGGCTTCCTGCTCACACTAGTGCCCTTATACTACTGTGCAATTCTAATGGGCTGGCATTTCTTGGATCATCTGGAATTCATCACCCGTCTGTTTCCCATCGTGCCATATTTTGTCTTTACCACTTGTCTCGTAAGCTTGGTTGTGTCCATCTATGGATGCGCAGTAGCCACCAGTTACAACAAGATCCACTTGGCCATCTATTCTGGACTCAGCTTGGGCATGTTCGGGTTTCATTGCGCGTGGATCTATTTGGCAGTGGAGCTTCGGATCTTCATCGAGAGTCAGAGCTTTAGCTCGGTGGACATTTTCGGATTCGTTTCACGTTACGTTTGGGATGAGAGTGCTCGGAATGCTTGGGATATCCTTCAGGCGAATCATCATTGTTGTGGGGGATTTGGGGAGGTCAATGGATACAAGGTGTGGAAAGATGTTCCCATGATGAACAACTCCGTTCCGGATTCGTGCTGTCAAACTCCAATGCCAG GATGTGGAAAGAACCTATTCGCTTTATTCATCAAGCAGGCCATCTACAAAATCACGGTCCGAGGCTGTATGGGGGTGTTGGAGCAAGATATGCTATCCAATGTCTCGCCCATCCTCCAGACTTGCAGTCTGGCAGGCGGCATGATAGCCTTGCTCCATATGATTTGCGTAGCTATCAGCGCCTCAGCCGCGGTCGAGGTAGACCGAACGGCCGACTACTACCCAGAAGAACCGTACCCCTTGGCATCACCGCATCTTGGGCACGACTACGGCGACTCAAAGCGAGAAAGACTGGGACGACCCCTCACTCAAACCAGCTCCACTATCACCCTTTAA
- the LOC131886398 gene encoding FAD synthase-like, with product MSGRIGVLLWSQWSQWSAAPCSLTVLRTGLRWPWCGRPWLHGPTSGVNGSGIRCSARRMASASVGLIIIGDEILKGQTQDINTHFLAQKLRTLGVSLKRVSIIPDDVAIIAQEVRTFSAHCDVVLTSGGIGPTHDDLTFEGVARAFDDEVKHHPEIVHLVKTWFKTEDPNAPALKLALVPSRAQLNFGIDPQSGEELKFPIVSVHNVYVFPGIPKLLQRGFEGLIPTIFGHLKTRHVNSDQVFVNDSETNIADRLNSLVQDHPRVTFGSYPEWSHPYFQTKLTLEADTQDLLQAAKADLQGRIPTMTYDPRPFDHAMDKIHELMKSSSHDLAFQRALHEAQGTVEQTLEKYAPEEVAVCFNGGKDCIVMLHLVHAHFQRHFPQKRLQTIYIKEKDPFPEVAQFILETESKYNLDALNIDGGMKVALRKMLEDRPRIQCTFLGTRQGDPGSQHQGLFSPTDGDWPRLMRVNPVLNWEYRHVWRFIRSLKLTYPSLYDQGYTSLGSRSNTVKNPVLAVDDGSGRTRYKPAYELTDGSQERAGRATPRLA from the exons ATGTCAGGCCGGATTGGCGTGCTCCTGTGGTCCCAGTGGTCGCAGTGGTCTGCTGCCCCCTGTTCGCTCACAGTCTTACGCACTGGATTGAGATGGCCGTGGTGTGGCCGGCCCTGGCTTCACGGGCCAACATCCGGAGTTAACGGGTCGGGGATCCGGTGCTCCGCCAGGAGGATGGCCAGTGCCAGTGTGGGCTTGATCATCATCGGCGATGAGATCCTCAAGGGTCAGACCCAGGATATCAACACGCACTTTTTGGCGCAGAAGCTCCGCACCTTGGGCGTGTCTTTGAAGCGGGTCTCGATTATCCCGGATGATGTGGCCATCATTGCCCAGGAAGTGCGGACCTTCTCCGCCCATTGTGATGTCGTGCTCACTTCCGGGGGCATTGGACCCACCCACGATGATCTGACTTTTGAGGGCGTGGCTCGGGCCTTTGATGATGAG GTCAAGCATCACCCGGAAATCGTGCATCTCGTGAAGACGTGGTTCAAAACCGAGGATCCCAATGCTCCGGCCCTCAAGTTGGCTTTGGTGCCCAGCCGTGCTCAGTTGAACTTTGGCATCGATCCTCAGAGCGGCGAAGAGCTCAAATTCCCCATTGTGTCCGTCCATAACGTGTACGTGTTTCCCGGTATTCCCAAATTGCTCCAAAGAGGCTTCGAAGGCCTCATACCCACCATCTTCGGTCATCTCAAGACTCGTCATGTGAATTCGGATCAGGTGTTTGTCAATGATTCCGAGACCAATATCGCCGATCGGCTCAACTCCCTCGTGCAAGACCACCCGCGGGTCACTTTCGGATCCTATCCCGAGTGGTCGCACCCCtatttccaaaccaaactcaCGCTTGAAGCCGACACACAAGATCTCCTTCAGGCCGCCAAAGCCGACCTTCAAGGCCGAATCCCGACCATGACCTACGATCCAAGGCCCTTTGATCACGCCATGGACAAGATCCACGAGCTCATGAAGAGCTCCTCACATGACCTGGCCTTTCAACGGGCCTTGCACGAGGCCCAAGGCACAGTGGAACAGACTCTGGAAAAATACGCGCCCGAGGAAGTGGCCGTGTGCTTCAACGGGGGCAAGGATTGCATCGTAATGCTCCATTTGGTTCACGCCCACTTCCAGCGTCATTTCCCACAAAAGCGACTCCAAACGATCTACATCAAAGAAAAGGATCCCTTCCCGGAAGTGGCTCAATTCATTCTCGAAACTGAGAGCAAGTACAACTTGGACGCCCTCAACATCGACGGGGGCATGAAGGTGGCCCTGCGGAAAATGCTCGAGGATCGACCACGCATCCAATGTACGTTCTTGGGGACACGTCAAGGCGACCCTGGATCGCAACACCAAGGCCTGTTTTCGCCCACGGATGGCGATTGGCCGCGATTGATGCGCGTCAATCCGGTGTTAAACTGGGAATACCGCCATGTGTGGCGGTTCATTCGGAGTCTCAAACTGACCTATCCTAGTCTGTACGATCAGGGCTACACATCCTTAGGCAGTCGCTCGAATACGGTCAAGAACCCGGTGTTGGCAGTGGATGATGGGTCAGGGCGTACTCGATATAAACCCGCTTACGAGTTGACCGATGGCAGTCAGGAACGGGCGGGTCGAGCCACGCCTCGACTCGCTTGA